One bacterium CG_4_10_14_0_2_um_filter_33_32 genomic window, ATCTATGCCGGCTCCACCTCTTCCTATAATAAGACCTGGTTTAGAGGTTTTTGCAGTTACTTTTATAAGATTTACATCCCTATTAATATTAATTTCTGCTATTCCTTTTTTTGCCCACTTCTTTAAAATAATATCACGGATTTTGAAATCTTCTGTTAAAAATTCAGCAAATTTCTTTTCAGAAAACCACTTAGCTCTCCAGTCTTTGCTAACAGTTATTCTTAAACTAATTGGACTAACCTTATGACCCATTAATTAAAATTCCTTTCTTCTAAAAATTCTTTTTATACCGCCTAAGAAAGACTCTTTTGTTTCTCTCGCTTGTTCTTTTTGTTTCTTTTCTAAATGCTTAATATTACTGATATCTGGCTTACTTCTAGCCTGCTTGGTCTTTACTGATTTATTTACAGTCTTGGAAGGCTGCTTAGTATTAACAGCACTTTCCTTAGGTAATATTTCTTTTTTTGCCTTGATAGCATCGCTAGACTTATTTACTTCTGCGGGCTTAGAATCTGATTGTATAGCAGTATTTTCTTTAGAAATTTTTTCATCTTTATCTTTTTTCACTTCACTTTGAATAGTTTTTTTATTAACCTTAGAACCTTCTGGCGCAGTTAATATAACGCTCAAATGAGTAGTTTTTCTTTTTATAACATCTGCGCTTCCCCTAGCTCTTGGACTAAATCTTTTGAATGTAGGCCCAATATTAGCAGATATTTCTTTAATTAAAAAATCAGTTTTTGCAATTCCGTAGTTATGCTGAGCATTTGCTAGCGCAGAATTAATAACCTTTGAAACTTCGTGTGCTGCTTTTTGAGGCATAAGATTCAGTAAGGCAATAGCGTCTAATGCTTTTTTCCCTCTAACATAGTTAACAACCAATCTTGCTTTTCTGGGAGATAGTCTTAAAAATTTACCATGAGATTGAATATCCATAACTATTTACCTTCCTTTCCTGTTGGTTGAGGTGCTGATTTTACAACAGCCGCCTTTGCTTGCTCTTTTGCCATCTTTCCACCATGCCCTCTAAATTTTCTCGTTGGAGAAAATTCACCAAGTTTATGACCCACCATATTTTCAGTTATAAAAACCGGAATATGTTCTTTACCGTTATGCACGGCGATTGTGTGCCCAACCATATCAGGAAAAATAGAAGAAGATCTTGACCAAGTTTTAATAACTTTTTTCTCGTCTGGTCTTAAATCCTTTATTTTCTTTAGTAATTTTTCGTCTATATAGGGACCTTTTTTTGCTGATCTTGACATACTTTACCTCTGTTTATTTTTTACCCTTTCTTCTTGATAATATAAATCTATCAGAAAGTTTTTTTCTTCTAGTTTTATAACCTAGGGCTGGGGCACCCCAAGGGGTTTTGGGATGTTTTAATCCAATAGGATGCTTGCCTTCGCCTCCTCCATGAGGATGATCAACTGGATTCATAGCTTTACCTCGGACAGTTGGCCTAATTCCCATGTGTCTTTTTCTTCCAGCTTTTCCAATTACTATTTTCCCATGATCAGAATTGGAAACTTGGCCTATGCTTGCCATCGCATCACTTTTAATCATTCTTACTTCTCCGGAAGGCATTTTCAAATTCGTAAAACCACTATCTTTTGCTAATACAGTTGCCGAAGAACCGGCTGATTTTACAATTTGACCACCCCTACCAGGTATAAGCTCAACATTATAAACAAATGATCCAAGCGGTATATTAGCAAGCGTCATTCTATCTCCGACATTAGCTTTAATTTTACCCTTAGAACTAGTGATTATCTGATCTATTTTTAGCCCTTCTGGCGCTAAAATATAACTTTTTTCTCCATTCTCATATTGAATTAATGCAATATGAGCTGTTCTGTTAGGATCATATTCTATAGATAAAACCTTTGCAGGCATATCATATCTTGTTTGCTTGAAATCAATTATCCTGTAAATTCTTTTTGCACCACCACCTCTATGCCTTATAGTGATATTTCCCCTAGAAGATCGCCCCGCTTTTCTTTTTAAAGGCGCAGTTAAACTCTTCTCTGGCCTTTTTCTGGACACAGCGTCTTGAGTTTTTTTATTCACTTGTTCACTATTTGTCTGCTTTTTCATTTGCTGTTGGTTTAACCTTCCTTATATTTTCTCTAAAAATTATAATGTGATTTAATTCTGCCTAAATTCTCGTCAATTAACTTTCTTAAATTCCTCAATCCTGATATATCAGTAGAAAAAGATGAGCTCTCTTTAAAGATTGCCATGTCTGCATCTAACTGTTTTGTTATAGAATTTACCGCATCGTCACTTTCTCTCCCTACTGTTTCTATTTTCTTTGTATCCTTTTGGCCTATTGCTTCATTTAAATCATTCGCCGATTTTATATATTGCCTTAAAAGATCTTTATAATCCTTATCAAGATTGACTAACATCTTGGGCGGTGCGACTTTTTCTAACTCAGTTAATGACTGTTCTGAAATATTTTTAAAATTTGTCACTAAATTTGATATTTTTTCTAAACTCTTGGAATCTGTATTCAAATTATTAAATGCTTTAACTGCGCTTTCTACTTTCTTGAAGTATATTGCAATTGATTCAAGATTTTCAGCAACTTCCTGACCGGATTGTGAAAATTGCCTTACAGCCTTGTATAATTCCTCAAGTTCTGTGTTTCTTTTCGCGGACTCAGACTTAGCGCTTAAATTACTAAAATTTATTTTAATACTTCTTAAATCTTCTATTGTTTTATTAGAATTACCTTTTGTAAGCTCATCCCAGCTGGAAACTACAACTTCCAGTTTGTCAACGTCCTGCTTACTTTTATTCAAATCTTCACCTATCGCCAAGGTAAAAGAACTAGCTATCTGCTTTGGGTAAAAGAAAAAATAATACGCGGAGATACCAGTAATCGCGATAACCGACAGTATTACAGAAAAGAACAAAATTGGAGTTTTTGTATTTACTTTCCTCATTTTGTCTCCTCAAATAATTTAATTTCTTGACCTTTTTTCACAGTGACAATAGCAGCTTTTCTTCCCGGCTTAATGCCTGTTGTTTTTCCGTATCTTCTTGTTTTATGCCTTTTCTGAACAATATTTACTTTTTCTACGGTTACTTTATACATATCTGCAACGGCTTTACCGATTTCTTTTTTGTTAGCATCTTTACCAACTTCAAATACATACTTTGACTGACTGGATAGATTAAAGCTTTTTTCTGTGATGATTGGTTGTATTAAAATATCTTTCATTATTTTTTAACCTTCTTCTCTGTCTCGGCTTGCTTCTTATCATAATCAGCTTCCTTTAAATCTACTAAATCTACGCTTTCATTATCCTTATTTGTTGTATTACCATAAAATGAAACTAATTTATCTAATGCATCTTTTAGAATTACCACATAATCAGAGACTAAAATATCATAAGAATTCAATTGATTATACAAAGTCGGCATAACAAAAGGAATGTTTTCAACTGATTTTAACAGAATCGGATTTTTTTCGGAAATAAATAAAATCCTTCCTTTAATCGGCAGTTTATCGAAAATAGCCTTAGCTTCCTTTGTTTGCGGTTTATTTAATTGAATATTATCTAATATTAAAATTCTGTCCTCGCTAGCCCTTACAGATAAGGCCATTTGTATAGCCTTCCTTATTGATTTTTTATTCATTTTCTTCGTGAAATTTTCCGTACCTGTCGGGCCAAAAACAACACCGCCCTTTCTCCAGATTGGTGTTCTCCTTGAGCCTACCCTAGCTCGTCCTGTGCCTTTTTGTCTCCATGGCTTTCTGCCGCCACCGCGTCTTTCTGCTCTTGTTTTAGTTTTAGCAATTGGCTCTCTTAAACCCGCCAAATATCTAACAACAGCTTGCTTTAAAAGAACTTCACTTGGTTTTACATCAAAAATATCAGACCGAAGAGTCTTTTTACTCTGCTCTTTACCTTTTATATCATAAATTTTAGCTGTGTTCATTTAGCTTCTCCTGCTGTATCTTTGACCTGTTCTTCTTTTTCTATAATGCCGGGTTCTTTTTCTGTCTGACCGTTCTCCTTTTTATCTTCTTCTTTATTCTCAACTATTTCTTTTTCAGTCTTTTTTTCTTCATATTTTTTTTGTTCTTCGATTATAAATTCACCCTTACCCATTAACAAAACCAGTGATTTGTTTGGGCCAGGTAATGCGCCTTGTACAAGAATAGTCTGATCATCCGAATCTATTTTAACAATCTTTAGATTTTTAACTGTTACGCGTTCATAACCCATCCTGCCTGGTAATTTCTTACCTTTAAAGACTCTTTGGGGATACATTGCACCTATTGATCCTGGCTCTCTATGATGATCAGAACCATGACTCATTGGACCTCTCGCAAAATTATGACGCTTTATGACACCTGCAAAACCTTTACCCTTAGAAATACCTATTGCGTCAATCTTCTCTCCTTCTTTAAAAGTATTAACGGTTATTTTCTGACCAACTTGATATTTCGCTACTTCTTCTGATGAAATTCGTACTTCTCTTAAATTTCTCAATTTCGGCAATTTAGCCTTTTTAAATTGATATTCTTGGGGTTTTTTGACTTTTTTTGATTCCTCTGACCCAATCTGAAGAGCAATATAGCCATCTTTTTGTTCGGTTCTAATCTGAGTAATAAAATTAGGGTCCGATTTTACAACCGTTACTGGAATATATTTTCCTTCAAGGGAAAATATATTTGTCATACCTATTTTTTTACCTATAATCATTTTCATAATATTCCTGACTGATTAGAAAAAATTATCGAAATATTGCCATAAAAATAAAACATTACTAGCGTTGGTAGTTTCCTCTCTATCTCGATATATCGGGACTTCGGACTTGCCAATAACTAGCTAACTTTTTAAAAATTTTCCCCATTTAGAAAAACTAAACCTATCACATTAGAGACAATTACACAAAAAATTTCTAACGGAGTTTAAATTATTATCCTTCTAAACTATATACATAGTATAAAAAAATTAAAGCTAAGTCAATACTTTTAGCTCAGTAAATATATCCTAACCAAAATTTAAGGAATATAATATATATTTTTATA contains:
- a CDS encoding 50S ribosomal protein L22, whose product is MDIQSHGKFLRLSPRKARLVVNYVRGKKALDAIALLNLMPQKAAHEVSKVINSALANAQHNYGIAKTDFLIKEISANIGPTFKRFSPRARGSADVIKRKTTHLSVILTAPEGSKVNKKTIQSEVKKDKDEKISKENTAIQSDSKPAEVNKSSDAIKAKKEILPKESAVNTKQPSKTVNKSVKTKQARSKPDISNIKHLEKKQKEQARETKESFLGGIKRIFRRKEF
- a CDS encoding 30S ribosomal protein S19; translation: MSRSAKKGPYIDEKLLKKIKDLRPDEKKVIKTWSRSSSIFPDMVGHTIAVHNGKEHIPVFITENMVGHKLGEFSPTRKFRGHGGKMAKEQAKAAVVKSAPQPTGKEGK
- a CDS encoding 50S ribosomal protein L2, translated to MKKQTNSEQVNKKTQDAVSRKRPEKSLTAPLKRKAGRSSRGNITIRHRGGGAKRIYRIIDFKQTRYDMPAKVLSIEYDPNRTAHIALIQYENGEKSYILAPEGLKIDQIITSSKGKIKANVGDRMTLANIPLGSFVYNVELIPGRGGQIVKSAGSSATVLAKDSGFTNLKMPSGEVRMIKSDAMASIGQVSNSDHGKIVIGKAGRKRHMGIRPTVRGKAMNPVDHPHGGGEGKHPIGLKHPKTPWGAPALGYKTRRKKLSDRFILSRRKGKK
- a CDS encoding 50S ribosomal protein L23 produces the protein MKDILIQPIITEKSFNLSSQSKYVFEVGKDANKKEIGKAVADMYKVTVEKVNIVQKRHKTRRYGKTTGIKPGRKAAIVTVKKGQEIKLFEETK
- a CDS encoding 50S ribosomal protein L4, with the translated sequence MNTAKIYDIKGKEQSKKTLRSDIFDVKPSEVLLKQAVVRYLAGLREPIAKTKTRAERRGGGRKPWRQKGTGRARVGSRRTPIWRKGGVVFGPTGTENFTKKMNKKSIRKAIQMALSVRASEDRILILDNIQLNKPQTKEAKAIFDKLPIKGRILFISEKNPILLKSVENIPFVMPTLYNQLNSYDILVSDYVVILKDALDKLVSFYGNTTNKDNESVDLVDLKEADYDKKQAETEKKVKK
- a CDS encoding 50S ribosomal protein L3, with product MMKMIIGKKIGMTNIFSLEGKYIPVTVVKSDPNFITQIRTEQKDGYIALQIGSEESKKVKKPQEYQFKKAKLPKLRNLREVRISSEEVAKYQVGQKITVNTFKEGEKIDAIGISKGKGFAGVIKRHNFARGPMSHGSDHHREPGSIGAMYPQRVFKGKKLPGRMGYERVTVKNLKIVKIDSDDQTILVQGALPGPNKSLVLLMGKGEFIIEEQKKYEEKKTEKEIVENKEEDKKENGQTEKEPGIIEKEEQVKDTAGEAK